The window GAGTGGAGATCTTCGTATGCGCAGGGAGGTTTATGCGGTGTCCATTGTAGGGCCATTTCCTACTGCAGTCACCAACCTACTTGATCTCAAAAGATTGTaagatttctcatattgccaTTGATATGATTGAAACTTTGAATATGAGCTGAGTCGGGTCGGTTTTCTATAAAATGATAGGAGTTTATGGAGAGACGAATGATTAATAGGTTCGCAAATGTTTCGGAACTGCAGCATTCTTGTGGAAAAAATTGTGATCTCTCGGTTTTCTTGGCATGCAGAGATCTGCACAATAACAAACTGACCGGTCCCATCCCTCCCGAGATTGGACTGCTGAAGCATCTCAAAATATTGTATGACTCTTCACTCCCATTGTCTTGTTATGCTTTATATGTATCCTGATGTCATTTACGTTTACTACTTGATTCGATCCCGGCAATTTTAGCAGCAAATGGATCTGTTTATTTCTGTCCCGTTAGTTGTTATGCCTCTGAAGCTCTTCTGTTTGCCAGGAATTTAAGATGGAACAAGCTGCAAGATGTCATCCCCCCGGAAATAGGCGAACTGAAGAGTCTGACACATCTGTGAGTGAATACAGCCTTTCCTACAGAAACTTCGATCAATTTAGGTTCCCATTCGTACTTAATCAATCCATTCTTCGCCAAATTGTTATGAGACCTGATCTATCCGTAGGTATCTAAGCTTCAACAACCTTAAAGGTGAGATCCCCAGGGAGCTTGCAAATCTTCCAGAGCTTCGCTATCTCTATCTGCAGGAGAATCGTCTTATCGGTCGGATTCCTCCAGTACTTGGAAATTTACCCTATCTCCGGCACCTGTAACACTCCACTTTGTGCTTATCTTGTTAACTCCCAACAGAACATGCCTCTTAATTGCCGCTGTGCATCCTTGGATATGCTGCATGTTCATTCTCAGGGATGTCGGTAACAATCATCTCGTTGGTACGATAAATGGACTGTTACAGTTGGATGGCTGCTTCCCAGAACTAAGGAACCTGTAAGCCAATTGTTCATTCTGCTTTCTCTGAGTCGAATTATTACCGGATTCGTGTTGCTAACTGATTTTGCTTTATCCATGATCTGGTATAGTTACCTTAACAATAATTACCTTACCGGAGTAATCCCCACACAGCTCGCAAACTTGACCAGTTTGGAAATTCTGTAAAGCATCTTTCTTTGCCTTTTAACCGTACTGATCTTGGTCTATGATAGCAACTCTGTTGTTCTTGACTGTTCTTCTAATGCAGGTACTTGTCGTACAATAAAATGGTCGGGCAAATCCCGTCTTCGCTTGCTAATGTTCCTAAATTAACTTACTTGTAAGCGTCCTCCCTAAACAGGCAAATAACTGATCCTATGTTGGAGAATTTCGTCTCGGAGGAATGATTTGTGAATTGAAGTGTTCTGCAATCTGAATTCAGGTACTTGGATCACAACCAGTTCACCGGAAGAATTCCCGACGATTTCTACACGCACCCTTTCCTGAAAGAAATGTGAGTGCATGTATAACTTCAGCTCCACGCTGAATGTTGCTGCAGGTATATTGAAGGGAATTCATTCCGGCCCGGCGAAAGGCCAATAGGCGTCCACAAAGTCCTCGAACTTGCCGAGTCGGAGTTTCTGTTTTAGATGAAGAGATACCCTCACATTCTTTATTCGTTGAGAACTTGTGTCCTCTCATGAGGAGAATAAGGTTTAACCAAGGATGACAAATAGACTTCGAGGGCTCGTTGGGTCCGGCTACTACCAATTTCTCGCTTAAGCCAATTTTGTGTAGCTTTACAGTTCTTCGTCCTTTGTTCAGTTCTCTGTTGGAAATTCAAAGACATCGACCGAATACGAATTGCTATGTATAAGCTCTACATCCTCGAGGATAAGGTTAGTAGCGTAAATTGTCTAGAGAGCTTCTATGGCCTGCAATATCAAAATGAATCCAACTCAATAATCAGAATGCCGATTCAACTTCTCGAGGAGGAGACAAATCTCTTCCATCTGAGGATGCATCTTTTCCCCGGCTACAAACTCAAAGCCGACCCCGCCGATCTGAACCGAACTGCAGCCAGGAGCCTTCTTATCAACTGCTCCATTCCTCATCTTCATCCTGACTTTCTGAGCCTCTTCCTGTTTCCCCTTCGCCGCGTAGAAGTTCGACAGCAGGACATAGGCTCCACTGTCATGTTCGATATGCAGAAGCCTCTCTGCTGCCAGCTCAGCGAGCTTGATATCTCCGTGGCTGCAGCAGGCATTCAGTAACGCCCTCCAAGCTACGGCGTCATCTTCGGGGGAGCCATTGTTGTTCTTGCTGGAATCTCTGAGGAGTAAAATCTCCTTGGCTTCTTCCAGTAGTCCTGCTCGGCCAAAAAGCTCGACTAAACAGCCATAGAGTTCGCTCTGCAGCTCGATGTTGTAGTCCCTAAGCAATCTCTGTAAAATCCTGAGGCCCTCACAAGCCATTCCTGAGTAGGAACACGCGATGAGAACAGCAATGAGGGTAACATTGTCAGGAACAATCCCCTCTTTCTCCATATCGCAGAACAGTCTCAAAGCAGCTCCGCCGACCCCATTCATCGCGAACCCTGAAATCATTGCATTCCAACAGATGGTATCCCTCTGCGGCATCTCATCAAACAATCTCTTCGCTAATCCTAAGAACCCGCATTTCGCATACATATCTATGAGCCCGGTCCAAAGACGGGTTGTGGGCCTGAGCCGCCGTCGCTCCACGAGCCGGTGGATCCATACCCCAGTCTCGAGGGTCCCCAGGTGTGCGCAGGCGCAAAGCACGCTCACCAGAAGGGCCTCGTCGGGCTCGATATAAGGGACCTCTAATTGCATCAACTGGAACAAGTGGAGCCCTTCCTTGAAGCAATTGTCCTGCACGTAACCCGAAATCATCGCACCCCACACGCCCAGATCCTTGACAGGGGCCTTGTCGAACAAAGCCCTCGCGGCCTCGACATCACCCGCCTTTGCAGACCCCGAGATCGCCAGTGTCCACGATACGGCGTCTCGGTCAGGCATTTCATCGAACACCTTCCCTGGGGCCGCCTGTTCGCCGTTGAGCGCAATGTAGAAGGCTATCAGAGCATTGCCCACGAAAAGATTACTGACCAGGCCCAGCTTGATTCCCTGGCCGTGGACGGACTCCCCGAGAGAGCGGGGGATGAGCTTCGCGCAGGCCTTGAGAATGCAGGGGAGGGTGTAGTGATCGGGGCGGACGGCGTCCGCCAGCATGCGGGAGTACACGTGGATGGCGGCGGCAGGGCGGTCGTGGAGGAGGAGGGCGTGGAGCATTGTGTTATAGATGCAGGCGGTTGTGGGGCGTTCGACGCGGGAGAAGACGGCCCAGGCGTAGTCTACAGAGTGGCGGTCGAGGGAGGAGTAGAAGGCCAAGAGGCGGCTGAGGGCGAAGGGACTGCGGCCGAGGCCGGAGGCGATGAGGAGGGAGTGGGACTGCTTGAGCTGCTTCAAGGTCTTGGAGGTCTCGAGGAGCTTGAGGCACCTCCATCGCCTTCTGCTACTTAAGCTCGGCATGCATTACCAGAGGAAACCTTCATCTGCAAACTGAACTTCACGGTCGCCATGAAAACGAAGGATAAGCTTGGCTACTGATGAAGCAGCCATTGAATGTTTTAAAGAGAAAATCGTTGCAAACGGCTTTCGTAGCTCAGTTGGTTAGAGCACCCGTTTAGTAAGCGGGAGGTCTTGAGTTCGACTCTCAACGAAAGCAGATAGGTTTGTCCGTctaattctttttcaaaattatttacatTATAGTTTTCCAGACAAGGTTCGATCGAGATCGGAACATATTCTGCTATATAGTTCGCCCTCTCTGCCACCATTGTTGCCTCAGTTGCCCTCGCGGCATGATTTTCCTCTTTTATTAATATCCTGAAACAACGATAACGACATGGCGTTCATAATTGTGAAATTAGGTTAGATTGGAATAAATGACATGCTACACATTCTAGATAACATTTTATTCCATCCGAATTCGTGATATCATTTATTATGTAGTCATGGCCCGGGGGACGAGCCTACGACTTCCAAGAACTTGAAAGGGGGCAATAATATGTTGGTAATAACCCTGAGCCTTGTCATAATAGTCGAGGATTCGACCCCGTGGTGTAGAATTTGATAGTATAGATGGGATAAgaattcccaaaaaaaaaaaaagattcctCATAATTGATGTAATGTCCAATATTTTTGTTTGACATCAATTTGAATCATGTTTGTAGGATGAGCAGCGGATTAGGCGTTTGGAGtttcataaaaatatttcGAAACATGATCATAAGATCGCGAGATATTATAGAAAAATCTGCTATGTAGTTCGCCCTCTCTGCCTCTATCACTGCCCGATTGCCGTGACGACACGAAGGCTCCTTCCTTCACCACCGTCTTTCGAATGTGTTTTATGTGATAGTCATTAACGAGCGTAGAGCTTAAGATAGCTTGAATTGGAGAGACAACTtcaaaattgatattttcctCTTTTATGAATATCTTGAAACAACGATAACGACATGACGTTCATAATTGTGAAATAAGGTTAGATTGGGATAAATGACATACTACTCGTTCTAGATTACCTTTTGTTCCATCTGAATTCGTGACATGATTTATTATGTAGTCATGGCCCAGGGGACGAGCCTACGACTTCCAAGAACTTGAAAGGGGGCAATAATAAGTTGGTAATAACCTTGAGCCTTCTCATAAAAATCGATGATTCGGCCCCATGGTGTAGAATTTGATAGTATAGATGGGATAAGAATTccaaaagtaaaataaaaaataaaat of the Punica granatum isolate Tunisia-2019 chromosome 6, ASM765513v2, whole genome shotgun sequence genome contains:
- the LOC116211887 gene encoding putative pentatricopeptide repeat-containing protein At5g59200, chloroplastic; this encodes MPSLSSRRRWRCLKLLETSKTLKQLKQSHSLLIASGLGRSPFALSRLLAFYSSLDRHSVDYAWAVFSRVERPTTACIYNTMLHALLLHDRPAAAIHVYSRMLADAVRPDHYTLPCILKACAKLIPRSLGESVHGQGIKLGLVSNLFVGNALIAFYIALNGEQAAPGKVFDEMPDRDAVSWTLAISGSAKAGDVEAARALFDKAPVKDLGVWGAMISGYVQDNCFKEGLHLFQLMQLEVPYIEPDEALLVSVLCACAHLGTLETGVWIHRLVERRRLRPTTRLWTGLIDMYAKCGFLGLAKRLFDEMPQRDTICWNAMISGFAMNGVGGAALRLFCDMEKEGIVPDNVTLIAVLIACSYSGMACEGLRILQRLLRDYNIELQSELYGCLVELFGRAGLLEEAKEILLLRDSSKNNNGSPEDDAVAWRALLNACCSHGDIKLAELAAERLLHIEHDSGAYVLLSNFYAAKGKQEEAQKVRMKMRNGAVDKKAPGCSSVQIGGVGFEFVAGEKMHPQMEEICLLLEKLNRHSDY